The sequence TCATGAATACTAAAATGATACCTGATATTATTATCATGTTAGAAAAAGACAGGAATGAATTTTCCATTTTAACATTGTAGGATAACAGGGTATTTTTTTTTGCAGAATACATTTCATCAACTTGTTTTTTAATGTTTTCTGCCAGATCTATTAATGGATTACCGTCTTGAACACGTTGAGCATATTTGTTCTCAAAATTAGGGTCTGTATATTTTTCAGGAGTATTAAGACTTTTCATTATTTTTTCCTGTTGTATAAAATAATTATCAGCCAAATTTAATATTTGCTCAATCTTAAGTTGTTCTTCTGTGCTCCATTCTTGCGACAAATTATTTAATTCATATTTTGTTTCTAAATAAATCTTTTGATTAATTTTTTTGAGCCTGTTTTTTTTAGTGGTATTTCCGGACACTTCATAAAGAACCCAATTTTTTATTAAATGCTTTGATTCATATACAATATATGAAAATTTGTTTAGTGCAGACATGGAAGGAACAATGTTATTGTTTACCTTTTTAGTTAGTTCTTGGTTTTCTGTAAGCGATTGATATATATAAAAATATGCTCCAAGGAATGTTATTGAAATAACTCCGAAACCAAAAATAAGTTTGGTTATAATTTTAAATTTAAACTTTGTTTTCAAGAATTCAACCTTTTAAAAATATTAATTATCAAATATAAGAATTATTTTTTTTTCTTTTCGAGTTCTTTTTTAATATTTACCTTTTTCAGTTGAAAATTTTCATCATATTCCAAAAAGAATGTACCGTTATTTTCAAACCCTCCGTTTTTATTTGTTCTGATAAAATCAAAATCATAAACAATCCCCTTTTTATTTGGGAGAGTATCTGAAGATAAGAGGCAAAACTGAAAATGCCTGCCGTATTTCCTGAGTGTATTAACAAAATAACACATAATATCAAAACCTTGAAAAGCATGCTTTGAAGGTTCTGTTTCGTATATTGCCCTATATTCAGTTATAAAAACTTTCACATTATGTTCGTGATAATTAATAAAGATTGGAGAAATATAATGGAATGACATGCTTTTTAAATGATTGATATTAATATTCTGAAAATTTTCCCATCTGGGCGAACCAACTAATCGTATTTGATAATCTTCTGTTAAAGTGTACAATTTGTCTATTACTTGTGTAACAAAAACTTCATCATCAGATGGAATAATAATTATATTATCAGTACCTGCCGTTAGAGCATCTTCTACAGAATTATCTCCGCCGGTGCTGAAGTTTACGGTTTTTAAACTTAATTCAGTTGCCCGATTATCTATAGAAAAGGAATCTAAAAGATTTGTTTTGTAAACTTCAATTAATTTATTTTCATTTTCGGTTCCGTTATGTATAATTAATATACTTGTATCACGTAATCCGATATACATATCAGAAGTCTTTTTTATTCTTATTTCATTTGAAGGAACAACTTGAAAAACAAATGGGTTGTTATAAATAAGATCTTTATTTTGTGATAAAGGCGAAATTAAATTAATATGGTGTTTTTTTGCATAATGCGATGCTATTTTAATATTTCCTGAATACACAGGGCCTATAATCAAATCAATTTCAGGGTAATTTAATTCATCCATAATATCTTTTACTTTCTTTCCGTCGTTTTCAGTATCATATACAGAAAGATTTAAAGAAAGTCCTTGAGATTTTAATTTATTTAAGGCGATTAAAATCCCTTCGTATATCTCAATAAATCGTTGAGTATTTTTGTAAAACATTTGATCTTTCTCTTCTTTATAATTTCCTAAATAATATATATTTCTGTTTAAAAAAAGAGGCAACATAAGAACAATGTTAAAAGTCATCGTTTTATCGTATTCAAATTTATTACACGGTGTAATGTTTTCATCTTCAAAATAAAGATGTGAATAATTGTTGTTTTGATTATTAACAGAATCATTATTTACAACAATTATTTCAGAAATATCTGAACCGGATTTGGGAATCTTTAATACCTGACCGATTTTTATACCGTTTTCAGTTTCCGGATTTAATGAAATTATTTTATCAATAGAAATTCCGAATTTTTGCGATATAGAAAATAATGTATTTCCCTTTTCAACCGTGTAGTAGTATATTTGACTGTTTATATTATCAGGGTTTTCTTTATTAATATTCGGTATTTTTAAAATTTGATCTGTTTTAATACCGTATCTTGCTTCAGGATTATGCTTGATAATATCATTTATAGAAACTTCGTATTTTTTTGCAAGTGAAAAAAGGGTTTCACCTTGAATAACTTTGTGACTGTAAAATTCAGGAGAGTTATTTTCCTCATTAATAACAACAGGGATGTTAAGAATTTGGCCTGCATTTATAGAAAAAGAGTGTAAATTATTTGTTTTAGCAACTTCTTTTTGCGGAACATTATATGCTTTGCATATTGAATATAGAGTTTGCCCCGATTCAACTTTATGAACATAGTATTTCTTATTATTAATAACAATTGTTTCTTCTGATTTAATTATTTCAATTTGTGAATATCCGGAAAAACAAAAGAATAATAAAATAAATATGCTGATAAATTTTTTCATAATAGTCAGAATTTGACACAAAAATATAAAAAAGAATAAGGATTAAAATAATTTGTTATTAATAGAGCTTAACTTAAATTATTCATTAAATTTTATAATCCTTATACTTAAAATATACCAATTATGGTATCATGCTTTATTATAGAACGAAACAGAAGTCGAAACTAATACAGAAATAAAAGTCCAAATGATTATTAATAAAAATCCTAACATTACTGAACTGCTGAAATATAACTCATAATTGTTTAATAGAAGTGTAATTAAAGCTAAAACTATAGGTAATGCTGATATTATTGCAAATAACTTACCGATGAATTTATATTTATAATAATGATACGACATAAGCAACAGTACAAAAGAAAGGCTAAGCCATTTTATCCAAGTGAAAATTATTAAATTAGAAATATTTTCGGAAAAATCAATTCTTGAAACCAATGATTCCTGAATACGAAACAATTGTATGTTTTCTGCAATATCAAAAATAAGTGCTGATACAGATAATAATATACCCAAATAATATATATTTTTTCTTTCTGTTTTTATAAGTTTTATAAAGATCAATATAATAAAAGAAGAATAAGCAATCATATAAGCATAATCAACCATGTTTTGATCGTGTACACCTTTTATCACATCTTTTTTAAATTCATTATTCTCCATAAATAAGCTATTAACATCTTGTGTGCTTTTTGAAAATTCAAATTTTATAACAGGAGAGTCGTAATTGCCTGTATTATAAAAATAAACATAACTTATTGACAGTGTTAAAACGGTAATAATCAATGCTGTATATTGTATTGCCGATATTTTTTTCATTTGTCTGTTTTATTACAAAATTATAAAAATTATTGGTTCTGTACGAAATAGAAATAAAAAAGCTTGTTAATATATTAACAAGCTTTTCTCTTATTTTGGTTTTTTATTATCTCTAAATAATTGATAAATTCAAATTCTTTTCTTCAATAATTTTTCTTAAATTAATCAGGGCATATCTCATTCTTCCCAGTGCCGTATTTATACTGACATCTGTTTGTTCAGCAATTTCTTTGAAACTTAGGTTTCCGAAGTGTCGTAATAACACAACTTCTTTTTGTTCATCGGGCAGTTCTTCCACTAAATCTCTGATATCTTTTGCAATTTGGTCTTGAATAAGAGAATCTTCTATTGTATCTTCTGAAAATTCTTTTGAATTAAAGATGTCTATTTCAGGCTTAGCATCATTTGAATAGGTGGGCATTCTTGTTTCTTTTCTGAAAAAATCAATAGTTAAATTATGAGCGATTCTGATTACCCATGATACAAAAACACCTTGTTCGTTATACCTTCCTTGCTTTAAAGATTTAATAACCTTAATAAAGGTATCTTGGAAAATATCTTCAGCAAGTTTTTGATTTTTTACAATAAAATAAATGTAGGTGTAAACTCTTTCTTTGTGACGATTGATGAGTATTTCAAGTGCATACGACTCACCTTCAATAAACTTTTTTACAAGTTCCTTGTCCTTTAGTTTAGTTTTCATAGTACCTCCTATTTTGTTCGATTAATAATAAGAGTAGAATTATACTATAGGCAAATAATTTTAAGTTAATAATTAAAGTTTAGGTTTTCTAAATGCAAATATCAACTATATTTTGAGAAAAAAAAATATTTTTTGATAAATGCTATTAATTAATTTTGCATTTTTATAAGTTTAACAGACAATATTCGTGCCTAAAAAAGTTATTAAATATGCCAAATATAGTTAAAAAATCTGAATTGTATTCTGAAAATATTGAGATTAAAGGTGCAAAAGAACATAATTTAAAAAATATTGACATTACTGTCGAAAGAGATAAGTTTACTGTCATTACAGGGCTTTCAGGCTCCGGAAAATCATCTTTGGCATTTGATACTTTATATGCTGAAGGACAAAGACGATATGTTGAAAGTTTATCTTCTTATGCAAGACAATTTTTAGGAAGATTGCACAAACCTGAAGTCGAATATATAAAAGGAATTCCGCCGGCAATAGCAGTTGAACAGAAAGTAAACACTTCAAATCCGCGTTCAACCGTTGGGACATCAACAGAGATTTATGATTATTTAAAATTATTATTTGCAAGAATAGGTGAGACATTTTCACCGAAATCCGGAAAAAAAGTCAAAAGACATTCGGTAACTGATGTTTCAAATTTTTTATTAAGTTTTCCTGAATCAACTAAAGCTATAATATTAGCACCGATTCATGTGATAAGTAACAGAACATGCTTGGAACAACTTCAAGT comes from Bacteroidales bacterium and encodes:
- a CDS encoding sigma-70 family RNA polymerase sigma factor, encoding MKTKLKDKELVKKFIEGESYALEILINRHKERVYTYIYFIVKNQKLAEDIFQDTFIKVIKSLKQGRYNEQGVFVSWVIRIAHNLTIDFFRKETRMPTYSNDAKPEIDIFNSKEFSEDTIEDSLIQDQIAKDIRDLVEELPDEQKEVVLLRHFGNLSFKEIAEQTDVSINTALGRMRYALINLRKIIEEKNLNLSII
- a CDS encoding LysM peptidoglycan-binding domain-containing protein, which codes for MKKFISIFILLFFCFSGYSQIEIIKSEETIVINNKKYYVHKVESGQTLYSICKAYNVPQKEVAKTNNLHSFSINAGQILNIPVVINEENNSPEFYSHKVIQGETLFSLAKKYEVSINDIIKHNPEARYGIKTDQILKIPNINKENPDNINSQIYYYTVEKGNTLFSISQKFGISIDKIISLNPETENGIKIGQVLKIPKSGSDISEIIVVNNDSVNNQNNNYSHLYFEDENITPCNKFEYDKTMTFNIVLMLPLFLNRNIYYLGNYKEEKDQMFYKNTQRFIEIYEGILIALNKLKSQGLSLNLSVYDTENDGKKVKDIMDELNYPEIDLIIGPVYSGNIKIASHYAKKHHINLISPLSQNKDLIYNNPFVFQVVPSNEIRIKKTSDMYIGLRDTSILIIHNGTENENKLIEVYKTNLLDSFSIDNRATELSLKTVNFSTGGDNSVEDALTAGTDNIIIIPSDDEVFVTQVIDKLYTLTEDYQIRLVGSPRWENFQNININHLKSMSFHYISPIFINYHEHNVKVFITEYRAIYETEPSKHAFQGFDIMCYFVNTLRKYGRHFQFCLLSSDTLPNKKGIVYDFDFIRTNKNGGFENNGTFFLEYDENFQLKKVNIKKELEKKKK